In Devosia sp. XK-2, one DNA window encodes the following:
- a CDS encoding alpha/beta fold hydrolase → MKIRNRLFHAGWVIILLGALLAHFIQTSGGITIRDLRFNGENGQVLSGLLYVPPGVSAENKAPAILAVHGYFNSRETQDGFAIEFARRGYVVLALDQGGHGYSDAPAFANGFGGPGGLAYLRSLDFVDTDNIGLEGHSMGGWTVLAAAAAMPDGYKAIVLEGSSTGAPFAKEGDTTWPRNLAVVFSKFDEFSGFMWGVERAQDMPESAKLQTAFGVTEPVVVGQVYGSIEDGTARILHQPNTTHPGDHFSTEAIGDAIAWFDQTLEGAQPIPPGDQIWLWKEIGTLIALIGFVVLLAGAFDMLLRSQAFAHLRKEPAGTAYAKRSGKWWLHFALATLIPVLTYYPFFYWATLVFPASAILPQSFTSQVALWAVLNGLIIFALGFVFKGDKVEGRGDIWGSVLIALATVGIGYIAVIATDFLFKVDFRFWVVALKPLDLVRTKIALVYLVPFTVYFVLALRGLHTGLSVRTDSRLAQYLSNVAVMIVGFILFMGLQYLTLLFTGHLFSANEPLNTVIGMQFVPLLAIVAFLSTFAWRRTGSYLPGAFINALFVTWYIVSSQAIQFAVS, encoded by the coding sequence ATGAAAATACGAAATCGTCTGTTTCATGCGGGATGGGTCATCATCCTGCTTGGCGCACTGCTTGCGCATTTCATCCAGACTTCTGGCGGCATCACCATTCGCGATCTCCGCTTTAACGGCGAGAATGGCCAGGTCCTGAGCGGCCTGCTCTATGTGCCGCCCGGCGTCTCCGCCGAAAACAAAGCGCCGGCCATCCTGGCCGTGCATGGCTACTTCAACAGCCGCGAGACCCAGGATGGGTTCGCCATCGAATTTGCCCGCCGCGGCTATGTCGTGCTGGCGCTCGATCAGGGCGGGCACGGCTATTCCGATGCCCCGGCCTTCGCCAATGGCTTTGGCGGTCCAGGAGGATTGGCCTATCTGCGCTCGCTCGATTTCGTTGATACCGACAATATCGGCCTTGAAGGCCATTCCATGGGTGGCTGGACGGTCCTTGCCGCTGCGGCCGCCATGCCGGACGGATACAAGGCAATCGTGCTGGAAGGCTCCAGCACCGGCGCACCCTTCGCCAAGGAAGGCGACACCACCTGGCCGCGCAACCTGGCCGTCGTCTTCTCCAAGTTCGACGAGTTTTCCGGCTTCATGTGGGGCGTCGAACGCGCCCAGGACATGCCCGAGAGCGCAAAACTGCAGACGGCTTTCGGCGTCACCGAACCCGTCGTGGTTGGCCAGGTCTATGGTTCCATCGAAGACGGCACCGCCCGCATCCTGCACCAGCCCAATACCACCCACCCGGGCGATCACTTCTCGACCGAGGCCATTGGCGACGCCATTGCCTGGTTCGACCAGACCCTGGAAGGCGCTCAGCCCATCCCGCCCGGTGACCAGATCTGGCTCTGGAAGGAAATTGGCACGCTGATCGCGCTAATTGGCTTTGTTGTGCTGCTGGCCGGTGCCTTTGACATGCTGCTGCGCAGCCAGGCCTTCGCCCATCTGCGCAAGGAGCCCGCCGGCACCGCCTATGCCAAGCGCAGCGGCAAATGGTGGCTGCATTTCGCACTCGCCACCCTCATCCCGGTATTGACCTATTATCCGTTCTTCTACTGGGCCACGCTGGTCTTCCCGGCCTCCGCCATCCTGCCGCAAAGCTTTACCAGTCAGGTTGCGCTCTGGGCGGTCCTCAACGGTCTCATCATCTTCGCTCTGGGCTTTGTGTTCAAAGGCGACAAGGTCGAGGGCCGCGGTGATATCTGGGGATCAGTCCTGATCGCCCTGGCCACTGTGGGCATTGGCTATATTGCCGTTATCGCCACCGATTTCCTGTTCAAGGTGGACTTCCGCTTCTGGGTGGTGGCACTCAAGCCGCTCGACCTCGTCCGCACCAAGATCGCGCTTGTCTACCTGGTGCCGTTCACCGTCTATTTCGTCCTCGCCCTGCGTGGCCTTCACACAGGCCTTTCGGTGCGCACCGATAGCCGCCTGGCTCAATACCTGTCCAACGTGGCGGTGATGATCGTGGGCTTCATCCTCTTTATGGGCCTGCAATATCTCACGCTGCTGTTCACGGGCCACCTGTTCAGCGCCAACGAGCCGTTAAACACCGTGATCGGCATGCAGTTCGTGCCGCTCCTGGCTATCGTCGCGTTCCTTTCGACCTTCGCCTGGCGGCGCACTGGCAGCTATCTACCGGGCGCGTTCATCAACGCGCTGTTTGTCACCTGGTACATTGTGAGCAGTCAGGCGATTCAGTTCGCCGTTAGCTGA
- a CDS encoding HAMP domain-containing sensor histidine kinase codes for MSKFSMSVHDTSVRARPGRDGKRTAQKAVLEARQRLTSSSGTRADFDFELMHDYADSRIGAALPMAAIVCILAIVASFWVPIMVTAIWAGLVITSLLVVVVTARRFKGTDPAKFNAARWTTKFVAAESIGGVALSLLALFTFVTDPEALAPVMFAMVLVSIASNAIATHTLPPATLMSTLPVTITVSISLIALGGTLNYTLAAVAICGEIFFVYLARQLHHSELETISHQAEKDTLIYELEEARNMSDEARRHAEQANIAKSQFLATMSHELRTPLNAIIGFSEVLKSELLGPHQVPQYKEYAGDIHASGQHLLNLINELLDLSRIEAGKYELNEEVVSLVDIAADCRRMMELRAKSKNIDLVFSVGDNLPKIWGDERAIRQVVLNLLSNAIKFTPQQGKVVLVVQRSGDGGQLISVKDNGPGIPESEIETVLSSFGQGSLAQKTAEQGAGLGLPIVQKIMDLHQGRFDLYSKLRFGTEVIATFPRARVMDALAPVVEKRNKLEIYSEAG; via the coding sequence ATGAGTAAGTTTTCCATGTCGGTCCACGACACCAGTGTCCGTGCACGCCCCGGACGCGACGGCAAGCGAACAGCACAGAAAGCGGTGCTCGAAGCCCGCCAGCGGCTGACGTCGAGCTCAGGCACGCGGGCTGACTTCGATTTCGAACTCATGCATGACTATGCCGATTCCCGCATCGGGGCGGCGCTGCCCATGGCAGCAATTGTCTGCATTCTGGCCATTGTGGCCAGTTTCTGGGTCCCGATCATGGTCACCGCGATTTGGGCGGGCCTGGTGATCACCAGCCTTCTGGTGGTCGTGGTGACGGCGCGGCGTTTCAAGGGCACCGACCCGGCCAAGTTCAATGCAGCACGCTGGACTACCAAATTCGTTGCTGCCGAAAGCATCGGGGGTGTGGCCCTCTCGCTTCTGGCCCTCTTTACCTTTGTGACTGACCCCGAAGCGTTGGCGCCGGTGATGTTCGCCATGGTGCTGGTCAGTATCGCCAGCAATGCCATTGCCACTCATACCCTGCCCCCGGCCACGCTGATGAGCACGTTGCCCGTCACGATCACCGTATCGATCTCGCTGATCGCGCTGGGCGGGACGCTCAATTATACGCTGGCGGCGGTGGCCATCTGTGGCGAGATATTTTTCGTCTATCTCGCCCGGCAATTGCATCACTCCGAACTCGAAACGATCAGCCATCAGGCCGAGAAGGACACGCTGATCTATGAGCTGGAAGAAGCGCGCAACATGTCCGACGAGGCCCGGCGGCATGCCGAGCAGGCCAATATCGCCAAGAGCCAGTTTCTGGCAACGATGAGCCACGAATTGCGCACGCCGCTCAACGCCATTATCGGGTTTTCCGAGGTGCTCAAATCCGAGTTGTTGGGGCCGCACCAGGTGCCGCAATATAAGGAATATGCTGGCGACATTCACGCCAGCGGCCAGCATCTGCTCAACCTCATCAACGAACTGCTCGATCTCAGCCGTATCGAGGCGGGCAAATATGAACTCAATGAAGAAGTCGTCTCGCTGGTCGATATCGCCGCCGACTGCCGCCGGATGATGGAGCTGCGCGCCAAATCCAAGAATATCGACCTGGTCTTCAGCGTCGGCGACAATCTGCCAAAGATCTGGGGCGACGAACGTGCCATTCGCCAGGTGGTGCTGAACCTTTTGTCCAACGCGATCAAGTTCACCCCGCAACAGGGCAAGGTCGTGCTGGTGGTGCAGCGCAGCGGCGATGGCGGGCAGCTCATCTCGGTCAAGGACAATGGTCCGGGCATTCCCGAAAGCGAGATCGAGACGGTTCTGTCGTCTTTCGGTCAGGGCTCGCTGGCGCAAAAAACGGCAGAGCAAGGCGCCGGGCTCGGCCTGCCGATCGTCCAGAAAATCATGGATCTGCACCAGGGCCGCTTCGACCTTTACTCCAAACTCCGCTTCGGCACCGAAGTGATCGCAACCTTCCCGCGTGCCCGGGTGATGGATGCGCTGGCGCCGGTGGTTGAAAAGCGCAACAAGCTCGAGATCTATTCGGAAGCCGGCTGA
- the moaA gene encoding GTP 3',8-cyclase MoaA yields MTVSSTPQRPLIDSFGRRISYLRISVTDRCDFRCVYCMAEDMTFLPKKDILSFEEVEAIANAFITRGTTKIRLTGGEPLVRRDIMALVRSLGGRIGNGLDELTITTNGSQLQKHADGLFAAGVRRINVSLDTLDEARFAQITRRGRLGDVLAGIGAAQAAGLAVKINMVAMRGVNDDEIETMMEWAHGGGMGLTLIEGMPLGEVGIDRVDTYLPLRELHDRLSQRYGFTKLDKRTGGPARYVHVAETGGTLGFITPMSHNFCESCNRVRLTATGQLFLCLGQDDQVNLRDAWRNGGPAALDAALDHAMIIKPKGHDFILDRTHDAPAVARHMSVTGG; encoded by the coding sequence ATGACCGTCTCGTCCACTCCACAGCGCCCCCTGATCGACAGCTTTGGCCGACGCATTTCCTATTTGCGTATTTCGGTGACGGATCGGTGCGATTTCCGCTGTGTCTATTGCATGGCCGAAGACATGACGTTCCTGCCCAAGAAGGACATTCTGAGCTTTGAGGAAGTGGAGGCCATCGCCAATGCCTTCATTACCAGGGGAACCACCAAGATCCGGCTGACCGGCGGCGAACCGCTGGTTCGGCGCGATATCATGGCCCTGGTGCGCAGCCTGGGTGGGCGCATCGGCAATGGCCTGGACGAATTGACTATCACCACCAATGGCAGCCAGTTGCAAAAGCATGCCGACGGGCTGTTCGCGGCCGGCGTTCGGCGGATCAATGTTTCGCTGGACACGCTCGACGAGGCCCGCTTCGCCCAGATAACCCGACGCGGACGTTTGGGCGATGTGCTTGCCGGCATCGGCGCCGCCCAGGCGGCGGGGTTAGCTGTGAAGATCAACATGGTGGCCATGCGCGGCGTCAATGACGACGAGATCGAGACCATGATGGAATGGGCCCATGGCGGCGGCATGGGCCTGACGCTGATCGAGGGCATGCCGCTGGGCGAGGTGGGCATTGACCGGGTGGACACCTATCTGCCGCTGCGCGAACTGCATGACAGGCTCTCTCAGCGCTATGGCTTTACCAAGCTGGACAAGCGTACCGGCGGGCCTGCCCGCTATGTGCATGTGGCAGAAACGGGCGGCACGCTGGGCTTTATCACGCCCATGAGCCACAATTTCTGCGAAAGCTGCAATCGTGTTCGTCTGACGGCGACCGGCCAGCTTTTCCTCTGTCTTGGGCAGGATGATCAGGTCAATCTGCGCGACGCCTGGCGAAACGGCGGGCCAGCGGCGCTGGACGCGGCGCTCGATCACGCCATGATCATCAAGCCCAAGGGGCATGACTTCATACTGGACCGGACGCATGACGCACCGGCAGTGGCTCGTCATATGAGCGTTACCGGCGGCTAA
- the dusA gene encoding tRNA dihydrouridine(20/20a) synthase DusA, translated as MIARNRKFSVAPMMDWTDRHCRFLHRLLTRHSLLFTEMVNSGAIVHGDAERHLRFDDVEHPVALQLGGSDPAELAEACRIAESFGYDEINLNVGCPSDRVQSGRFGACLMAEPELVADCVRAMRDATDRPVTVKCRIGIDDQDTEESLDRFADTMVSAGVDALYVHARKAWLKGLSPKENRTIPPLDYPRVYRLGARLAPLPTMINGGIETLEAAAEHLGHMDGVMLGRAAYHNPMLLAEVDARFFGDTRAVPDLAAIMAAMADYAEAQQRQGARLNAIARHMLGLANGRPGARQFRQIMSVDACRPNAGPEVFARALDAVERTPLPAAV; from the coding sequence ATGATTGCTAGAAATAGGAAATTCTCCGTCGCGCCCATGATGGACTGGACGGACCGGCATTGCCGGTTCCTGCATCGCCTGCTCACGCGCCACAGCCTGCTATTTACCGAAATGGTCAATTCCGGCGCCATTGTGCATGGGGACGCTGAACGCCACCTGCGCTTTGACGATGTCGAGCATCCCGTTGCCTTGCAATTGGGCGGTTCGGACCCGGCCGAACTGGCCGAGGCCTGTCGCATTGCGGAGAGCTTCGGTTACGACGAGATCAATCTCAATGTCGGCTGCCCCTCCGATAGGGTGCAATCGGGGCGCTTCGGCGCTTGCCTCATGGCCGAACCGGAATTGGTGGCCGATTGCGTACGCGCCATGCGCGACGCCACCGACCGTCCCGTAACGGTCAAGTGTCGCATCGGTATCGACGACCAGGATACTGAGGAAAGCCTGGACCGCTTCGCCGATACCATGGTTTCCGCCGGTGTCGATGCGCTTTATGTGCATGCCCGCAAGGCCTGGCTCAAGGGTCTGAGCCCCAAGGAAAATCGCACCATTCCTCCGCTCGATTATCCGCGTGTCTATCGGCTTGGTGCGCGTCTTGCGCCGCTCCCCACCATGATCAATGGCGGTATTGAAACGCTGGAGGCAGCAGCCGAGCATCTGGGGCATATGGATGGCGTCATGCTTGGTCGCGCCGCCTACCACAATCCCATGCTGTTGGCCGAGGTGGATGCGCGCTTCTTCGGCGACACAAGGGCGGTGCCCGATCTGGCCGCTATCATGGCTGCCATGGCTGACTATGCCGAGGCTCAGCAGCGCCAGGGCGCCCGGCTCAATGCCATTGCCCGGCACATGCTCGGCCTCGCAAACGGGCGTCCGGGCGCGCGTCAATTCCGCCAGATCATGAGCGTGGATGCCTGCCGGCCCAATGCGGGGCCCGAGGTTTTTGCGCGCGCCCTCGACGCGGTCGAGCGAACCCCGCTTCCTGCCGCGGTCTGA
- the cobT gene encoding nicotinate-nucleotide--dimethylbenzimidazole phosphoribosyltransferase — MPLNPVFADIVELLVAVPDGDEKAVEAIRERDAQLTKPPGSLGQLEYLVEFLARWQHRAKPRLDNPMVTIFAGNHGVTDQGVSAFPREVTAQMVANFTNGGAAISQICGLHEINLRVFELALELPTGDITQEPALDDQMCAATIAYGMEAVAGKPDLICLGEMGIGNTTIAAAIYAALYGGNGADWVGRGTGVDDEGFKRKADAVDRALALHRSALDHPLAILAHLGGREICAMLGALVAARHQKVPVIIDGYVATAAAAIAHAINPAAINHCLFAHVSTEGAHADVLARMGQTGLLDLGMRLGEGSGAALAAVMAKTALHLHNNMATFQSAAVSGKSA, encoded by the coding sequence ATGCCACTCAATCCCGTCTTCGCCGACATTGTCGAACTGCTCGTGGCCGTGCCCGATGGCGATGAGAAGGCCGTCGAGGCGATACGTGAACGAGACGCTCAACTGACCAAGCCGCCCGGCTCTCTGGGCCAGCTCGAATATCTGGTCGAGTTCCTGGCCCGCTGGCAGCATCGCGCCAAGCCGCGTCTCGATAATCCCATGGTGACGATCTTTGCCGGTAATCACGGCGTGACCGATCAGGGCGTTTCTGCCTTCCCGCGCGAAGTGACCGCACAGATGGTTGCCAATTTCACCAATGGCGGCGCGGCCATTTCGCAGATCTGCGGGCTGCACGAGATCAATCTGCGCGTCTTTGAACTGGCGCTGGAACTGCCGACCGGCGACATCACGCAGGAACCGGCTCTCGACGACCAAATGTGCGCGGCCACCATCGCCTATGGCATGGAGGCGGTTGCCGGAAAACCCGATCTGATCTGCCTGGGTGAAATGGGCATCGGCAATACCACCATTGCTGCGGCCATATATGCGGCCCTATATGGTGGAAATGGCGCCGATTGGGTCGGCCGCGGCACCGGCGTCGATGACGAAGGCTTCAAGCGCAAAGCCGACGCCGTTGATCGCGCCCTGGCGCTCCATCGCAGCGCGCTCGATCACCCGCTGGCCATCCTGGCCCACCTCGGCGGCCGCGAAATCTGTGCCATGCTGGGCGCACTGGTCGCCGCTCGCCACCAGAAAGTGCCCGTCATTATCGACGGCTATGTGGCCACGGCGGCTGCTGCGATTGCTCATGCCATCAATCCCGCGGCCATCAATCACTGCCTGTTCGCCCACGTCTCGACCGAAGGCGCCCACGCCGATGTGCTGGCCCGTATGGGGCAGACCGGTCTGCTCGATCTGGGCATGCGGCTGGGCGAGGGCAGTGGCGCGGCTCTTGCCGCGGTCATGGCCAAGACGGCCCTGCACCTGCACAACAATATGGCGACCTTCCAAAGCGCCGCCGTCAGCGGAAAGTCCGCCTAA
- a CDS encoding VOC family protein has protein sequence MLLGFEHIGMTSGDMDRTIAFYCGLLGLHLVLRKPNEGGELAFLDAGGGMLEVVAPKGGAGRFRDVPMSEAGMRHLTLAYDNVDEMIEMLAQAGVEIAEAPRDAYNPEMIRRVAFVRDPDGVLVELIERAPQRVA, from the coding sequence ATGCTGCTCGGCTTTGAGCATATCGGGATGACGTCGGGCGATATGGACCGCACCATCGCCTTCTATTGTGGCCTTCTGGGCCTGCATCTTGTCCTGCGTAAGCCCAATGAGGGCGGCGAGCTGGCATTTCTCGATGCTGGCGGCGGCATGCTCGAAGTGGTGGCACCCAAGGGCGGAGCAGGGCGGTTTCGCGATGTGCCCATGTCAGAGGCGGGGATGCGCCATCTGACCTTGGCCTATGACAATGTCGATGAGATGATTGAAATGCTTGCCCAGGCGGGCGTCGAAATCGCCGAGGCGCCGCGCGACGCCTATAATCCCGAAATGATCCGCCGTGTCGCCTTCGTCCGGGACCCGGATGGCGTTCTGGTCGAATTGATCGAGCGCGCTCCGCAAAGAGTGGCTTAG
- a CDS encoding acyltransferase codes for MLEAEIATTTALPAASAPSDQATNARRVQIDGLRALAMVGVLYVHFWNNDPLTEHLRVSLFFVVSGFLITHILYKAKLSGRKVNVANYYARRAIRLFPALLVLVLFALVFDMDGFRASFGWHLLQLSNIYFSLTQSTKPWIAGHLWSLNVLEQYYLIWPLVILLLPIQRIYVVVLGILVGTIFLRVNGGHLGVNGWWTFFVFSADPIAAGALAYLLTTNAKVAEVLRSQPALLASIVVLASPLFLWEGFGHSETYRLLMQPALCAIVVGAFHGYGGLIGWVLSNPIVRFLSTISYGVYIYHLMVWWLVVQVVPELFVTDPRTFVVISALSILLATVSWYAIEEPISRLKDKLPTTTSRTGTHP; via the coding sequence ATGCTTGAAGCCGAGATCGCGACAACGACCGCACTGCCAGCTGCCTCCGCTCCAAGCGATCAGGCGACGAATGCGCGCCGCGTGCAGATAGATGGCCTGAGAGCTCTGGCCATGGTCGGGGTGCTCTACGTCCATTTCTGGAACAATGATCCGCTGACTGAGCATTTGCGAGTGTCGCTGTTCTTCGTGGTGAGCGGCTTTCTGATCACCCACATTCTCTATAAGGCCAAGTTGAGTGGTCGAAAGGTAAACGTCGCCAATTACTATGCGCGGCGGGCCATCCGATTGTTTCCCGCCCTCCTGGTGCTGGTACTCTTCGCTCTCGTCTTCGACATGGACGGATTTCGGGCCAGCTTCGGTTGGCACTTGCTGCAATTGTCCAATATCTACTTCTCTCTCACTCAGAGCACAAAGCCCTGGATCGCTGGACATCTGTGGAGCCTGAACGTTCTGGAGCAATACTACCTAATCTGGCCGCTGGTCATTCTATTGCTTCCCATTCAGCGGATTTATGTCGTGGTTCTGGGGATCCTTGTTGGAACGATCTTCCTGAGGGTTAATGGCGGTCATCTTGGGGTCAACGGCTGGTGGACCTTCTTCGTGTTCTCCGCCGACCCGATCGCGGCGGGCGCGCTAGCCTATCTCCTCACGACCAACGCCAAAGTGGCGGAAGTCCTGCGCTCCCAGCCGGCATTGCTAGCCAGCATTGTCGTACTGGCATCCCCCCTGTTCTTGTGGGAAGGCTTCGGGCACTCCGAGACATACCGCCTCCTTATGCAGCCCGCCCTGTGTGCGATCGTGGTGGGCGCCTTCCATGGCTATGGCGGCCTCATCGGCTGGGTGCTTTCAAACCCGATCGTCCGATTTCTGAGCACCATTAGCTACGGTGTCTACATCTACCATCTGATGGTTTGGTGGCTCGTCGTTCAGGTCGTGCCGGAGCTTTTCGTAACGGACCCCCGAACCTTCGTGGTCATTTCAGCACTTTCGATCTTGCTGGCGACTGTCTCCTGGTACGCGATTGAAGAGCCAATATCCCGCCTCAAAGACAAGTTGCCGACCACGACGTCGCGGACAGGCACCCATCCCTGA
- a CDS encoding DUF6683 family protein, with translation MTIRAILTAVLLFAVPAGAVAQDVAPQAGDAAGALFDTSYRPSPTLSARIQREFLSSVRWSAGADARDRLLAAFSERSPTEIWQELVAPDGLTTNNVTDALTAYWILNWVAANGAYSLEIDSRPVQKQLAEAFANDANFRALNDQQRQEMAEGYILNFLVEHAALNVALEQQDVETLTRLGTAAVRRFRNQMKIDLLSVVPGPEGFVAKHITD, from the coding sequence ATGACCATACGCGCGATTCTGACTGCCGTTCTGCTGTTTGCGGTGCCCGCAGGGGCGGTCGCGCAGGACGTGGCACCCCAGGCCGGCGATGCGGCCGGAGCGCTTTTCGACACCAGCTACCGGCCGTCTCCGACCTTGTCGGCTCGAATACAGCGCGAATTTCTGTCGAGCGTCCGTTGGTCTGCGGGCGCGGACGCCCGCGACCGCCTGCTGGCGGCTTTTTCCGAACGGTCTCCAACCGAAATCTGGCAGGAGCTCGTCGCGCCCGATGGCCTGACGACCAATAATGTGACCGACGCGCTGACCGCCTACTGGATCCTCAACTGGGTCGCGGCCAATGGCGCCTATTCCCTCGAGATCGACAGCCGCCCCGTCCAGAAGCAGTTGGCCGAAGCCTTCGCCAATGATGCCAATTTTCGTGCATTGAACGATCAGCAGCGCCAGGAGATGGCTGAGGGTTACATTCTCAATTTCCTGGTTGAGCATGCTGCGCTCAATGTGGCGCTGGAGCAGCAGGACGTGGAGACTCTCACCCGGCTTGGCACTGCGGCGGTGCGGCGGTTCCGGAACCAGATGAAGATTGACCTGCTCTCGGTTGTGCCGGGGCCCGAGGGTTTCGTGGCCAAGCATATAACGGATTAG
- a CDS encoding Lrp/AsnC family transcriptional regulator, whose amino-acid sequence MDKIDRKILTLLQKDATMPVAEIGRKVGLSTTPCWRRIQKMEEDGIIQRRVAVLDPAKVNVGVTVFVSVKTNEHNDAWMRKFSGVIDEFPEVVEFYRMSGDVDYLMRVVVPDIGAYDAFYKRLIGKINLTDVSSAFAMGQIKYTTALPLDFAIISDDDK is encoded by the coding sequence TTGGACAAGATTGACCGGAAAATCCTGACCCTTCTGCAGAAGGATGCGACCATGCCCGTGGCCGAGATCGGCCGTAAGGTTGGCCTCAGCACGACGCCTTGCTGGCGGCGTATCCAGAAGATGGAAGAAGACGGGATCATCCAGCGCCGCGTCGCCGTGCTCGATCCGGCAAAGGTCAATGTGGGCGTGACCGTTTTTGTCTCGGTCAAAACCAATGAGCACAACGACGCCTGGATGCGCAAATTTTCCGGTGTCATCGATGAATTCCCCGAAGTGGTGGAATTCTATCGCATGAGCGGCGATGTCGACTATCTTATGCGCGTTGTCGTGCCTGATATCGGCGCCTACGACGCCTTCTATAAGCGCTTGATCGGCAAGATTAATTTGACCGATGTCAGCTCGGCCTTCGCCATGGGCCAGATCAAATATACCACCGCCTTGCCGCTCGATTTCGCGATCATCTCCGACGACGACAAATAG
- a CDS encoding TIGR02281 family clan AA aspartic protease yields MIFIGIALIVAAGIVLLISADAGSLIGLTQMQTAQLMPLLVLLIIFAGGLFTRRHRASELLGGLMLWAGLFGVAMVTYAYRDELLGVVGRVAGEFQPSVALVDSEAGTATFRRGMSGHFEVNASINGHTTPMIFDTGASAIVLTIADAQAAGVNVEGLRYTVPVSTANGRGLAARARLDSVEVGGIARRNLTAFVAAEGALDTSLLGMTFLETLSRYSVTQNSLELVD; encoded by the coding sequence ATGATTTTTATCGGCATCGCGTTGATCGTCGCCGCGGGTATCGTGCTGCTGATCAGCGCCGATGCCGGCAGCCTTATTGGCCTGACACAGATGCAGACGGCCCAATTGATGCCGCTGCTTGTGCTGCTCATCATCTTTGCAGGCGGGCTGTTTACGCGCCGCCATCGGGCCTCCGAGCTGCTTGGCGGCCTGATGCTGTGGGCGGGTCTTTTTGGCGTGGCGATGGTCACCTATGCCTATCGCGATGAACTGCTGGGGGTGGTCGGGCGCGTTGCCGGCGAGTTTCAACCCAGCGTCGCGCTCGTGGACAGCGAAGCGGGCACGGCGACCTTCCGGCGTGGCATGAGCGGACATTTCGAGGTCAATGCTTCGATCAATGGCCATACAACGCCGATGATCTTCGACACCGGCGCCAGCGCCATCGTGCTGACCATTGCCGATGCGCAGGCGGCGGGCGTCAATGTCGAGGGGCTGCGCTATACCGTGCCGGTTTCGACTGCCAATGGTCGCGGGCTGGCCGCCCGGGCGCGGCTGGACAGTGTCGAGGTGGGCGGCATTGCCCGGCGCAATCTAACCGCCTTCGTGGCCGCTGAGGGTGCGTTGGACACCAGCCTGCTCGGCATGACGTTTCTAGAAACACTCAGCCGCTACTCGGTAACGCAGAACTCGCTCGAACTGGTCGACTAG
- a CDS encoding adenosylcobinamide-GDP ribazoletransferase produces the protein MTQERAESGAGDRIDDSSRDTYRPTPAGRSLGLKHDMIMALRFFSRLPTGETPHEKPELGRMAMALPFASVIMGIGPVALLGGTWLGLPGYFAAALAVAAMVMVGGGMMEDALADAADGLFGGSTPERRLEILKDSRHGTFGVAALCLFLVLRVTAIGGIAALNPLAAAGLWLAANIAGRSGALWVAVALPPARADGASATAGALPASRFAIGAVLALLLVFVIGAPASSLLGVIAAVLAVGLVVWGWTALCRALVGGQTGDLIGAAAGLGEIAALTVLLIFA, from the coding sequence TTGACCCAGGAGCGGGCGGAATCCGGCGCAGGTGACCGGATAGACGATAGCAGCCGCGACACCTATCGCCCGACGCCAGCCGGGCGCAGCCTGGGCCTCAAGCACGATATGATCATGGCGCTGCGGTTCTTTTCCCGCTTGCCGACCGGGGAGACGCCCCATGAAAAGCCCGAACTGGGGCGAATGGCCATGGCGCTGCCCTTCGCCTCAGTCATCATGGGCATTGGCCCGGTCGCGCTTTTGGGGGGCACATGGCTGGGCCTGCCAGGCTATTTTGCGGCGGCCCTGGCTGTCGCCGCCATGGTCATGGTGGGGGGCGGCATGATGGAGGACGCGCTGGCCGACGCCGCGGACGGGCTGTTCGGGGGCTCGACGCCCGAACGCCGCCTCGAAATTTTGAAGGACAGCCGCCATGGCACATTTGGCGTGGCGGCGCTATGCCTGTTTCTGGTGCTCCGTGTCACCGCCATTGGCGGCATTGCAGCGCTGAACCCGCTGGCGGCGGCAGGGCTATGGCTGGCGGCCAATATTGCCGGGCGGTCCGGCGCATTGTGGGTAGCCGTTGCCCTACCCCCGGCGCGCGCCGATGGCGCATCGGCCACCGCGGGTGCGTTGCCCGCCTCACGTTTCGCAATCGGCGCCGTATTGGCGCTGCTGCTGGTTTTCGTGATTGGCGCACCGGCTTCGAGCCTATTGGGCGTCATCGCCGCCGTATTGGCGGTGGGGCTGGTCGTGTGGGGCTGGACAGCACTTTGCCGCGCGCTGGTGGGCGGACAAACCGGCGACCTGATCGGGGCCGCGGCGGGCCTTGGGGAAATCGCCGCGCTCACCGTTCTGCTCATCTTCGCCTGA